CCTACTGCCTACAGCTATATACCTTCTTTAGGGTGGTTTTAGCGGTGGGGCTCACCTGTTCCCATTCCGAACACAGAAGTTAAGCCCACCAGCGCCGATGGTACTGCGACAAGCGGGAGAGTAGGCCGCCGCCAGTTTTTATATTATTAGAAAGTCTCATACAGTTTTGTATGAGACTTTTTTTGTTGTATACTGCAATAGGGAGAAGGAATTAGGGAATAGGTGATAGTAATAAGCGATACCTGATCAAATCTTTGTATTTCAAAAATAAGCGAAGTGGCTTTATTTATCTTAAAAACAGTAAGCTGTTACCCATCTTTGTCTGCCATTATCTATTGCTGATAAACCCTAGCCCCGATAGCAGCGGTTACCCCGCAACTGGATGGAAAAGAAAGGATTGAGGCAGGGAACAGCTAATGGCGTGAGGAGTATGAGCGGATAGCGGGAAAATGCTCATGAAAATGAAATTCCCATTAGTTATCCGAGCAGATGATTTCCTTAGATTTTGATTATCATAATATCAATATAAGGATTAAATTTTTGTAAATATTATTAAAATGAATTGTATTTTTTGTGATTTCAATTTGTAAATTACGTAACTTAGTCATACTAAAATGATTAAATCTAAATTCTACATAGTATGAAAAAACATTTATTCCCTTTATTTTTGCTGTTATCAGGTGTATATGCCCATGCACAGCAGGATATTTTTGCCATTGCAGGAAAAGATACTCCAAGTATTATTTTCAGTGATTTACGAACCATTGATGCTACAAATGGAACTTCCGGAAAGAAAGTTTTTACTGCTGATTCTCCTGCAAAAGTATTTTCCCAATCCAGGAAAGGTATGGTAACAGAGGATAAAAGCACGTATGCCCATTCGCAGGCGATTATGATGGCAGCTTTGGCTTATGATGCTTCCAATAACGATCTGGTGTATATGCCGATGTTTTCTTCCAATATATATATTTTGAACCCGAATACCCAGGAGATTACTTTGGTGGAAAATACAGCAGTACGAGTGACTTCGTGTGATATTAACTCCCACATAACAAGAATGTCTGCCGGATATGACGGGAATATTTATGCGATGAACAATGCAGGAACACAGTTTCTTCAGATCAGCAAAAAAAGCGGACAATATACAGTAAGTGATCTTGGAATCGTTAAAGATGATGTTTCCAACGGGAAAAATTCATTTACAGCAATGGAAACAGGTTTTGGTGGAGATATGATTGCTGATGCGGATAATAATTTCTACGTATTCTCAGTTTCCGGAAATGTTTTTAAAGTCATTACCAAAGAACTGAAAGCAAAATTTG
This region of Chryseobacterium vaccae genomic DNA includes:
- a CDS encoding T9SS type A sorting domain-containing protein; this encodes MKKHLFPLFLLLSGVYAHAQQDIFAIAGKDTPSIIFSDLRTIDATNGTSGKKVFTADSPAKVFSQSRKGMVTEDKSTYAHSQAIMMAALAYDASNNDLVYMPMFSSNIYILNPNTQEITLVENTAVRVTSCDINSHITRMSAGYDGNIYAMNNAGTQFLQISKKSGQYTVSDLGIVKDDVSNGKNSFTAMETGFGGDMIADADNNFYVFSVSGNVFKVITKELKAKFVGKITGIPENYSVNGAAVNAQGKVVIASAKGAGLYEVDLKSLQAKLLPGEEKPHIYDLASKYFANDRIASSSALAGIDIYPTRVDEHLINISVNDKTVKGNLKLTVFDFSGKSIMKQDFVVKDGSLNQQLYLNNIVSGAYMINITNESGKILLNKKILVTE